The window GCCGGCCGGTAAGCATTCCGGCGCTGTCCATCGCGCTCGCTGTGCTCTCAGTCATCGCTGCGTCCTCCGTGGTCCCTCAGCATGATCCGTTCGGCGAGCTCGTCGAGCATCGAGTCCCAGCCGGGGGCGGTGTAACCGGTCGCGGCCGCGAACCGGTCGGCAAGCAGGCTGCGGTCACACGGCGGGCCGTCGATGGCCACCACCTCGGCCGCCGGACGCCCGGCCGCGCGCAATCTTTCCGACAGCCGGACGAGCAGATCGAACTTGGTGATCGGCTCCGGCGCGGCCACGTGCCATAGCCCGGTCAGGTCCTCGTGCTTGGTGAGGATCCGGTCGAGGAGTCGAGCGATCTCCATCGTCGTGAGCCCTGTGTAGACCGCCCGCTGGTAACCGGATACCTGGCCGCTGCGGCCGAGGAACCACTCGACCAGACCGCTGGCCCGGCCCGCCAGCTCCAGCCCGATGATCGAGGTCCGCAGCGTCAGGGCAGGCGCCTCCCGGACCTCGCCGAGCAGCTTGGACATCCCGTAGACGTCGACCGGATCCGGCTGGTCGTCCTCGGTGTAGCGGCCCCGCCGGCCGGAGAACACGCAGTCGGTGCTGACGTGCACCAGCCGGATGTTGGCTATCCGGCACAGCCGGGCAAGGCGGTGCGGGAAGATCGTGTTGATCTCGACGGCGGGGAGCGCCGTCTGTCCTTCGCTACGCTGCTTGACCAGACCGATGGCGTTGAGCACCGCGTCCGGCCGGAATCGGTCGAGCAGGTCGGCCACGTCATCGTGGCAGCGAGCGTCGATGCCGGTGACGATCCGGTCGCCCGGCAGCGCGCCCGGCGCCGCCGGCAGCCGGCCGGCGCCCCGCACCGTCACAGCGACGTCATGGTGGTCGGCGAGTGTGCCGGCGAGCTCGTGGCCAAGCATCCCGTCACCGCCTAGAACGAGGACTCTCATCTGGCCCTCCCGGGTGCGGCGGTCGCCGCTGGCCGATCCGGATGTGGTGGTCGTGGCTGGTCGGCCATCTCCGCGGGCCGTGCGGCCGGGATCCCCTCGGGTCCAGGCGCGCGGGCCGCGGCGGCGCGCAGGTGCCGCTCGACCCGGTCAAGCAGAGCGGTCCGCTCGTAATGCGTCACGTAGTACTCGCGGGCGGCGTTCCCCATCGCCGCGCGCTCGGCCGGCGCGAGCGCGCGCACGGACGCGATCGCGTCGGCGAGTGCCGCCGCGTCCTGTGCTGGGACCGCGAGCCCGCCGGCGGCCGCCACGACCCGGGCGGTCGTCCCGTCCGCCGCCGCCACCACCGGCCGGCCGCAGGCCAGGAACGACTGCACCCGGCTCGGGATCGTCAGCGCCCACACCGGGTCCCGGCGCAGCGTCGTGACCACCACGTCCGCGTGCGCGAGCAACGCGGGCATCCGCTCGAGCGGCGCGCGCCCCAGCAGGTGGACCCGGTCACCGAGGCCCCTTCGGCGCACCTCGTCCGCCAGCCACTCGCCGCGCTGGCCGTCGCCGAGGACCACCCAGTGCACGTCGGCGCCCGCGGGCAGGTCACGCAGCCGCTCGGCCGCATCGACCAGCGTCTCGAGGGCCTGCGCCACGCCGAGATTGCCGGCGATCATCGCGACGAACCCCGCCGGCATCCCGGCCTCCCGGCGGACCTGGGGGTCGGGAGGCAGCGGGCGGTAGCGGTCCTCGGCCCAGTTCGGCAGGTAGTCAAGCCGGTCGGCCGGCACGCCGGCCGCGCGCAGCAGCGGCAGGAAGTCCTCGGACTGGCCGAGCACCCGGGCGCAGCGCTGGTAAGCCGCGCCGACCGCCTTCTCGAGCAGGTCGAGCACCCGCTCGGAGCGCACCACACCGGTCGCGCGAAGGGTGTGCGGCCACAGATCCTGCACCCACAGCACCACCGGGGTCCCGCGGATCCGGCGCAGCAACAACGCCGGCACCACCATCGTCACCGGCGATATCTGGAAGACGAGCACGACGTCGGACGGCGGCAGCCGCGGTACGCCGAACACGCTGGCGCTCGCGGCGAACGTCAGGTAGTTCAGTGCGAGCCGCCATCGCTCGCCATCTCCGCGGGAGGCCAGCGGCACCCGCACTACCTGGACGCCCTCGTACCACTCCCAGCTGGGCCGCCGACCGCGGGGAAACACCTCGCGACGCGGATAGCTCGGCTGCCCGGTCAGGACGGTCACCTGGTGGCCGCGTTCCCGCAGCCCGACGGCCAGGTCGTTGACCCGGAACTGCTCAGGCCAGAAGTACTGACTGACGATGGTCACCCGCACCGGCGTAGTCCCCTTCCCACAAGCTCGGTCGCGGCCCTGGCGGCCGGCGCGACGTCGGCGAACACCTCGAGGTGGCGAGCGGCGGCACGCTCCCAGGTGAGCTCGGCGAGCACCAGCGCGCGCAGCCGCGCGCCGCGCTGGGCCAGTGCGTCGGGCCGGGCGAGCAGCTGGCGCAGCCCGGCGGCCAGGCCGGGCGCCGTCGCCTCCACCACCAGCCCGCCCCCGCACCGCGCCACCTCGTCGAAACCGCAGGTATCAGTGATGAGCACCGGTGTGCCGTTCACCCCGGCCTCCAGGGCGACGATCGACATCGCCTCCCGCCGCGACGGCACGACCAGCAGCGACGCCGCTCGCAGCGCCTCCGTGCGCTCGGCGCCGGCGACGACGCCGACGAACCGGACCGCGTCGGCCACCCCGAGCGCCGAGGCCCTGGCGTGTAGCTCCGCGGCGAGCCCCTCGTCCGGCCCGGCGAGCACCAGCAGCCAGCCGTCGGCGGCCGCGTCGGACGCCGCGAACGCCTCGACCAGCAGGTCGACGCCTTTGATCCGGTTGAGCCGACCGAGGAAGAGCAGGTAGCGGCGGCCGGCGAGGTCGTGCCGGCGCAGAAACGCCCCGCCCGCGTCCCGCTCGTGGTCGGCGGCGGACACCCCGTTGGGGATCACCCGCACGGCGGCCGAATCGCGGCCGTACCGCGCGAAGTCCGCCGTCTCGTCGGCGGTGACGGCGATCGCCGCCGCCGCGTCGCGCACCATCCGAGTACCGACGGCCGCGTTGTAGGCGCGCTTCGCGACGCGGCTGCGGCCAGCGACCGGCAGTGAGCCGCATGGCGAGACCACCCACGGGACGTCGTGGCGGCGGGCGGCGCGGTAACCGAGGGCGCCCAGTGCCGTCCAGTGCCCGAACAGATGCACGACGTCGGCGGCGGCGACCCGTTCGGCCACCCGATCCGGCCGCGCCGGCACGTAGAAACGGCGGTTCGGGCAGGGCACCGTGGTCAGCGCGGCGGGAGCCAGCGACCCGATCCGGGTGTCGGTCAGGTCGAGATCGAGGGTGAGCAACTCGGCGCGCAGGTCCGGCTCCCCGGCCCGCGCGTAGGCGCGGGTCAGCTGGTAGGCCCGCTCGGCCAGGCCGCCGCCACGGCGGGCGTCGGCCATCATCACCACTGTCAGCACCCGCACGGCGCGCCACCCCCAGAGGCGATGTCGGCCTCACCGCCCGCGCCGATGCCCCCGGCGCGGGCTCGGTCCGGGAACTGGCCGTCGACGATCTGGGCGATCTCGTCGGCCAGCGCGCGCGGAGCGGCGAACCCGGCAGCCCGCAGCGCCGCGGAGCTGTACCACTGCCCCGGCCGAGGGCGGCCGATCACCAGGGCAGCGCCGTCGACCGCCGCCGTAGGCAATGGCAACCGCCACAGCGCGGGCAGGCCGGCGAGCCGCCGGACGGCGTCCTGCATGGCCGCGTAGTCGACGTTCGCCCGCGCCAGCGCCGCACCCGCGCGGCCCAGATCGTCGACGACGTTGAACACCGCCCGGCGCGCGACCAGCGGGGTGTCGAGCGCGAACCGGACGGCGGCGGCGGCATTGCCCGCCGTCACGTAGGACACGGGGGTGCCCCGCCGGAGCGAGCCGAGCGCGGCCGCCCGGACCGGTCTGCGCAGCGCATCAAAGATCGGCTGGTATGAGGTCGGCCGCTGGGCGGAGATCACCGAGCCCATCCGTAGCACCACCAGCTCGCAGTCGGCGCGCAACTCTGTCAGCCACGGTTGCTCCGCGGCGAGCTTGGCTCGGGCATAGGCCGAGCGAGGCCGGCAGGCCGTGGTCTCCTCGACCAGGCCACGGTGGCGCGGTCCATACACCGAGACCGTGCTGATCAGCACCATCCGTGTGATCTGCGGGCAGGCATTGACCGCGGACAGCAGGTTGAGCGACATCGTCACCGCCTGCTCGGGGTCACCAAAGTTGTGCGCCAGGTGGCAGAGTGCCGTGCCCGCCGGTGCGTCGAGGGCCTTGAGATGGTGGGTGACCAGCGCCCCGGCGGCGAGATCCACCGAGGCCCAGCGCTCGTACGCGGCGAGCACCTCCGGTCGGCGCCGGCCGAGCAGCACCACGCCCCGGCCGGCGAGCGCCGCCCGGACGTGGCCGCCGAGGAACCCCCTGCCCCCGGTGAGCACCACCTCTGACCCGGCCAGATCTCGCCGGGGGCCGGGCACCGGTGTCGCGACCGGCAGCGCCGCACTCGTGGCGAGCGGCCGGGCGAGGTACTCCGCGGGCTTATCCACGTCACTTCTTGTATCACTTGCAACACTTAAAGTGACTGACCTGTGATGGCGAGGGCAGAGCCGAGTTCCGTACCGCCCCGGACTAGCGCGTCTGTGGTGTGGGGCGTGGCGTGGGGACGCCGGTCCGGGTAGCCCTGGCCGGGACGTCGATTTCACCACCGCCAGCGACCTGGCCGGCACGAGAGGACCGCAACGGGGCCGCCGGCACGCCGCCGACCCGGGCGCCGGCGGCCACGTCGGAGGTCACCACCGCACCTGCTCCGACGATGGCGCCGTCGCCGACGGTGACGCCGCGCAGGACGGTGGCCTTGGCCCCCAGCCACACGTCGCGGCCGACCCTCACCGGTGACGCCGCGAACCGCATCGCGGAGGCTGGGACTCCGGGTGCGACCACGTGGTCCTGGTCGCGGACCACACTCATCTCCGCCAGCAGACTGCCGGCGCCTATCACCACCTGCCGGCGGGCGACCACCACGGAGTGGGGACCGACGAAGTCCGCGCCGAGGTCCAGGAGTGCTCCGTCCTCGACCTCGAGATGGACGTCGCGGGCGAGGACGGCTCCCCGGATGATCATCGTCCCGCGTGGGGCGCAGAGAATCACGCAGCGTGGCCCGAGGAAGGAATCGAACCCTATCCGGACCCCCGGCTGTGTCATCCGCAGCAGGATGATCCTCGTCCACGAGGCGACCCGCGCCGTGCCACGCAGGCAACGCCGCACGGCATGCGCGTAGGCGGCCATCAGGCCGGTGGTCCCGACGTCGTCCGCCGTCCTGTCGGGGCCGCGGCGCGTCCCCAGCGCGTCGGTCGTGGCTCGTCCGGCAGCGGGGAGTCGGCCGGCGGCAGCGGTCCGACGCCGTCCACCAGGCCGTGCCCATACGAACGGCAGCGGGAAAGCCCGCGTCCATGTACCAGGTCGGAGACCGCGTAGCGGGGAAGCGCGAGGAATGCCAGCCAGAGCGCGACGGCGCGGGCCCGCCAGGGGTGGCCGTGGATCCGTGCGAACCAGAGGCGGTTGCGCACCGTGTAGTACGCGTATGCGTTGCTGGGGACGGTCCCACCGCCGGTGTGCCAGGCCTGGTAGGGGCTGACCATGACCCGCCAGCCGGCGGCGGCGGCGCGGTGCGCCAGGTCGGTCTCCTCGTAGTAGAGGAAGTAACGGGTGTCCATCGGTACCTGGCGGTGGCACTCGGCTCGCACGAAGAGGATCGCGCCGGGCACGAACACGACGTCCGCCGGCTCGGGGCGCCCTCGGCGACGGCGGCGCGGCACCGTGAACAGCGGAGTCAGGCGGTCCGCTCCGGGGTGAATCCCGTCCGCGTTGAGCAGGGTGGGGCCGACGATGCCGACGCCTTCGCGGGAAACGAGATCGAGGCACGCCAGGACCGTCCGCTCGGGCAGCAGCACGTCATTGTTGAGCAGCAGGTACACGTCGGTGTCCTGCCGGGCGTCAGCGCCGAACCGGAAGCCGCCGGCGAACCCGAGGTTGGCCTCGGGAACGAGCCAGTTGGCGGCAGCCGGCAGATCGCCCGGGCGGGTACTTCCATCGTTGGCGACGACGATCACGTCCGTCACCGTGGACATCTCGTCGAGCCGTCGGGCAAGTTCCACGGTCGGCTCGGTCGGTCCCCAGTGCACGATGACGGCGGTCGTCCGCGGCTCCCGGGCTGTCGGGTCCAGGGCGTCGACCGCGCGGTCAACGAGTGGCGGGTCCGTCCCGTCCGCGGTGCCAAGGGACTGTTCGCGGCCGTCGACCTTGGGTGGGGAAATCGTCCGCAGGCTCATCGCACCTTGACCTCCAGGCGGGACACGCAGATGTGTCACCGAATCTTTACTATCAGTGATCGAGCGTAGGCCAGCTGGCTGTCAATCCGAGGCTCGCTGGGAAGCGTGTCGCAGGTCGGTCGCGTGGCACGCGGCCGCGGCCAGGCGGTCTGTGGGCCGGCTGACGTCACCGACCGGGAAGTCGTGGCCGGAGGCCACCGGCCAGGGTGCCGGCGGCGGCGTGGGCTGTCGAGGATCTCAGACTTCGTGGCCTAGTGTAATTTGACAACTACTCTGTGTAGCAGGGTTGTGGGTGTGTCCGCGCTGGGAACCCGAGACGATCAGAGGAGCGGCTGGATGGCGAAGGTCGTGGTGTTCGGCGCCACCGGGTTCGTCGGGCGAGCGGTAGCCGAGGCGATCGCCGCCTCAGGCGACGAGGTGACGCCGTTGCCTGCCCATCGGCTGCGCGCCAGGCCGACCCGCGTTGTCGAACTGGCGGACTTCCTCGCGGCGACGGCCGCCGGAGACGCTGCGGCCAGGCAGACAGGCTCA of the Pseudofrankia saprophytica genome contains:
- a CDS encoding dTDP-4-dehydrorhamnose reductase family protein, which encodes MRVLVLGGDGMLGHELAGTLADHHDVAVTVRGAGRLPAAPGALPGDRIVTGIDARCHDDVADLLDRFRPDAVLNAIGLVKQRSEGQTALPAVEINTIFPHRLARLCRIANIRLVHVSTDCVFSGRRGRYTEDDQPDPVDVYGMSKLLGEVREAPALTLRTSIIGLELAGRASGLVEWFLGRSGQVSGYQRAVYTGLTTMEIARLLDRILTKHEDLTGLWHVAAPEPITKFDLLVRLSERLRAAGRPAAEVVAIDGPPCDRSLLADRFAAATGYTAPGWDSMLDELAERIMLRDHGGRSDD
- a CDS encoding glycosyltransferase family 4 protein translates to MTIVSQYFWPEQFRVNDLAVGLRERGHQVTVLTGQPSYPRREVFPRGRRPSWEWYEGVQVVRVPLASRGDGERWRLALNYLTFAASASVFGVPRLPPSDVVLVFQISPVTMVVPALLLRRIRGTPVVLWVQDLWPHTLRATGVVRSERVLDLLEKAVGAAYQRCARVLGQSEDFLPLLRAAGVPADRLDYLPNWAEDRYRPLPPDPQVRREAGMPAGFVAMIAGNLGVAQALETLVDAAERLRDLPAGADVHWVVLGDGQRGEWLADEVRRRGLGDRVHLLGRAPLERMPALLAHADVVVTTLRRDPVWALTIPSRVQSFLACGRPVVAAADGTTARVVAAAGGLAVPAQDAAALADAIASVRALAPAERAAMGNAAREYYVTHYERTALLDRVERHLRAAAARAPGPEGIPAARPAEMADQPRPPHPDRPAATAAPGRAR
- a CDS encoding glycosyltransferase, translating into MRVLTVVMMADARRGGGLAERAYQLTRAYARAGEPDLRAELLTLDLDLTDTRIGSLAPAALTTVPCPNRRFYVPARPDRVAERVAAADVVHLFGHWTALGALGYRAARRHDVPWVVSPCGSLPVAGRSRVAKRAYNAAVGTRMVRDAAAAIAVTADETADFARYGRDSAAVRVIPNGVSAADHERDAGGAFLRRHDLAGRRYLLFLGRLNRIKGVDLLVEAFAASDAAADGWLLVLAGPDEGLAAELHARASALGVADAVRFVGVVAGAERTEALRAASLLVVPSRREAMSIVALEAGVNGTPVLITDTCGFDEVARCGGGLVVEATAPGLAAGLRQLLARPDALAQRGARLRALVLAELTWERAAARHLEVFADVAPAARAATELVGRGLRRCG
- a CDS encoding NAD-dependent epimerase/dehydratase family protein; protein product: MDKPAEYLARPLATSAALPVATPVPGPRRDLAGSEVVLTGGRGFLGGHVRAALAGRGVVLLGRRRPEVLAAYERWASVDLAAGALVTHHLKALDAPAGTALCHLAHNFGDPEQAVTMSLNLLSAVNACPQITRMVLISTVSVYGPRHRGLVEETTACRPRSAYARAKLAAEQPWLTELRADCELVVLRMGSVISAQRPTSYQPIFDALRRPVRAAALGSLRRGTPVSYVTAGNAAAAVRFALDTPLVARRAVFNVVDDLGRAGAALARANVDYAAMQDAVRRLAGLPALWRLPLPTAAVDGAALVIGRPRPGQWYSSAALRAAGFAAPRALADEIAQIVDGQFPDRARAGGIGAGGEADIASGGGAPCGC
- a CDS encoding acyltransferase → MAAYAHAVRRCLRGTARVASWTRIILLRMTQPGVRIGFDSFLGPRCVILCAPRGTMIIRGAVLARDVHLEVEDGALLDLGADFVGPHSVVVARRQVVIGAGSLLAEMSVVRDQDHVVAPGVPASAMRFAASPVRVGRDVWLGAKATVLRGVTVGDGAIVGAGAVVTSDVAAGARVGGVPAAPLRSSRAGQVAGGGEIDVPARATRTGVPTPRPTPQTR
- a CDS encoding glycosyltransferase family 2 protein, which translates into the protein MSLRTISPPKVDGREQSLGTADGTDPPLVDRAVDALDPTAREPRTTAVIVHWGPTEPTVELARRLDEMSTVTDVIVVANDGSTRPGDLPAAANWLVPEANLGFAGGFRFGADARQDTDVYLLLNNDVLLPERTVLACLDLVSREGVGIVGPTLLNADGIHPGADRLTPLFTVPRRRRRGRPEPADVVFVPGAILFVRAECHRQVPMDTRYFLYYEETDLAHRAAAAGWRVMVSPYQAWHTGGGTVPSNAYAYYTVRNRLWFARIHGHPWRARAVALWLAFLALPRYAVSDLVHGRGLSRCRSYGHGLVDGVGPLPPADSPLPDEPRPTRWGRAAAPTGRRTTSGPPA